Proteins encoded within one genomic window of Pseudomonas cannabina:
- a CDS encoding response regulator, with product MTGDFRILIIDDQRPNLDLMEQLLAREGLTNVLSSTEPLRTLDLFNSFEPDLVVLDLHMPEFDGFAVLEQLNRRIPANDYLPIMVLTADATRDTRLRALALGARDFISKPLDALETMLRIWNLLETRALYKSLRKLLPPENIELLRQTRVPAQQ from the coding sequence ATGACCGGAGACTTCCGCATTCTGATCATTGACGACCAGCGGCCCAATCTTGATCTGATGGAACAGCTACTGGCCCGTGAAGGGCTGACCAATGTGCTGAGCAGCACCGAACCGTTGCGCACGCTGGACCTGTTCAACAGCTTCGAGCCGGATCTGGTCGTGCTGGATCTGCACATGCCCGAGTTCGACGGTTTCGCGGTGCTGGAACAGCTCAACCGCCGTATTCCGGCCAATGATTATCTACCCATCATGGTCCTGACCGCCGACGCAACCCGCGACACGCGTCTACGCGCCTTGGCACTGGGCGCACGGGACTTCATCAGCAAGCCGCTGGATGCGCTGGAAACCATGCTGCGAATCTGGAACCTGCTGGAAACCCGCGCACTGTACAAATCCCTGCGCAAGCTGCTGCCACCGGAGAACATCGAGTTGCTGCGCCAGACACGCGTGCCTGCGCAGCAATGA
- a CDS encoding universal stress protein codes for MHKVLVPFDGSEHAMRALGYVIELSGDLNKPLEVHVLNVQASPIDYSLYLAPDMIDGVKAGLTNEGKRVLDDAVALLTAAGVPFQAHVDLGNVAEQVEAEVQRLGCDAVVMGTRGLGNFGGLLLGSVATRVIHEVSVPVTLIK; via the coding sequence ATGCACAAAGTTCTGGTTCCTTTCGACGGCTCCGAGCACGCCATGCGTGCCCTGGGCTATGTCATCGAGCTGTCTGGCGACCTCAACAAGCCGCTTGAAGTGCATGTGCTGAACGTGCAGGCCAGCCCCATCGACTACAGCCTTTATCTGGCTCCCGACATGATCGATGGCGTGAAGGCCGGTCTGACCAATGAAGGCAAGCGGGTACTGGATGACGCGGTAGCGTTGCTGACTGCCGCTGGCGTGCCGTTTCAGGCCCATGTCGATCTGGGCAACGTGGCCGAGCAGGTCGAGGCCGAAGTTCAGCGGCTCGGCTGCGACGCTGTGGTGATGGGCACTCGCGGGCTGGGCAACTTTGGCGGCCTGTTGCTGGGCTCGGTGGCCACGCGAGTGATTCACGAAGTGTCGGTGCCCGTCACCCTCATCAAGTAA
- the dusA gene encoding tRNA dihydrouridine(20/20a) synthase DusA, whose translation MSSATPDKTTSFSRRFSVAPMMDWTDHHCRYFMRLLSKHALLYTEMVTTGALLHGDRERFLRHDDTEHPLALQLGGSTAADLAACARLAEEAGYDEVNLNVGCPSDRVQNNMIGACLMAHPELVADCVKAMRDAVGIPVTVKHRIGINGRDSYAELCDFVGKVQEAGCQSFTVHARIAILEGLSPKENRDIPPLRYDVVAQLKTDFPELEIVLNGGIKTLEQCSEHLQTFDGVMLGREAYHNPYLLAHVDQQLFGSTAPVISRYDALESMRPYIAAHIVSGGNMHHVTRHMLGLGLGFPGARRFRQLLSVDIHKAENPMLLLDQAAAFLQGH comes from the coding sequence ATGTCATCCGCAACCCCTGATAAAACGACCTCTTTCTCCCGCCGTTTCTCCGTCGCCCCGATGATGGACTGGACTGACCACCATTGTCGCTACTTCATGCGACTGCTCTCGAAGCACGCATTGCTGTACACCGAGATGGTCACTACCGGTGCCTTGCTCCACGGCGACCGTGAGCGGTTCTTGCGTCACGACGACACCGAGCATCCGCTCGCGTTGCAGTTGGGCGGGAGCACGGCTGCGGATCTGGCGGCCTGTGCGCGGCTGGCTGAAGAAGCGGGCTACGACGAAGTCAATCTGAACGTCGGTTGTCCGAGTGACCGGGTGCAGAACAATATGATCGGCGCGTGCCTGATGGCGCATCCGGAGTTGGTCGCTGATTGTGTGAAGGCCATGCGCGATGCGGTCGGTATTCCGGTCACGGTCAAGCACCGGATCGGTATCAATGGCCGTGACAGTTATGCCGAGCTGTGTGATTTCGTCGGCAAAGTGCAGGAGGCGGGTTGCCAGAGTTTTACGGTGCATGCGCGCATCGCGATTCTCGAGGGGTTGTCTCCCAAGGAGAACCGCGATATCCCGCCGCTGCGCTATGACGTGGTTGCGCAGTTGAAGACTGACTTTCCCGAGCTGGAAATCGTCCTCAACGGCGGTATCAAGACGCTTGAGCAGTGCAGTGAGCATTTGCAGACGTTCGATGGTGTGATGCTGGGGCGTGAGGCTTATCACAATCCGTATTTGCTGGCCCATGTGGACCAGCAGTTGTTCGGCAGCACTGCGCCGGTCATCAGCCGTTACGATGCGTTGGAGTCGATGCGGCCGTACATTGCGGCGCACATTGTCAGCGGTGGCAACATGCACCATGTCACCCGGCATATGCTCGGTCTGGGCCTGGGTTTCCCCGGCGCGCGGCGCTTCCGTCAGTTGCTGTCGGTCGATATCCACAAGGCGGAGAATCCGATGCTGTTGCTGGATCAGGCGGCGGCGTTTCTGCAAGGGCATTGA
- a CDS encoding sensor histidine kinase, producing the protein MRLSGFILENIEPIVQDWTDFARTMTTSGEPLDTRELRDHAEQMLRAIAADLQTDQSSQEQVDKSQGQVESQEDTAAKTHAITRLMSGFTIDQVVSEFRALRASVIKQWMLNETADTQLRMEDMIRFNEAIDQALAESISSYTGAVQASRNIFLGILGHDLRTPLSAILLGADVLLRTSDLGARPTKVASRIYSSVKRASQIVGDLLDFTRSQIGPGIPMKRTEIDIQHICARIVDESRTVNPEADIRLTSSEQVIGNFDGDRLEQVFSNLIGNAIQHGNSRDPVEVTLAASGGTLQFTVHNTGSPIPEDVLPFIFNPMGRYSPEQITDNGPYSSLGLGLFIVAKIVDAHGGRIEVTSKAEQGTTFAVFIPLKGE; encoded by the coding sequence ATGCGGTTATCGGGCTTCATCCTCGAAAATATCGAACCCATCGTGCAGGACTGGACCGATTTCGCCCGCACGATGACCACGTCTGGCGAGCCTCTGGATACCCGTGAGCTTAGGGATCATGCCGAGCAGATGCTTCGGGCCATCGCCGCGGACTTGCAAACCGATCAATCCTCGCAGGAACAGGTCGACAAATCACAGGGACAGGTTGAGTCGCAAGAAGATACAGCCGCGAAAACCCATGCGATTACACGATTGATGTCCGGCTTCACCATTGATCAGGTCGTTTCCGAGTTCCGGGCGTTACGCGCCAGTGTGATCAAACAGTGGATGCTAAACGAGACCGCTGACACGCAATTACGCATGGAAGACATGATCAGGTTCAACGAAGCCATCGATCAGGCGCTCGCGGAATCCATCTCCAGCTACACCGGGGCGGTTCAGGCTTCGCGCAACATCTTCCTCGGCATCCTCGGGCACGATCTGCGCACCCCGCTGAGCGCGATCCTGTTGGGCGCCGATGTCCTGTTGCGCACCAGCGACCTGGGCGCGCGACCGACCAAAGTGGCTTCAAGAATTTACTCCAGCGTAAAGCGCGCCAGTCAAATCGTGGGCGACCTGCTGGACTTCACACGCTCACAGATCGGCCCCGGCATCCCGATGAAAAGGACCGAGATTGATATCCAGCACATCTGCGCGCGCATCGTCGACGAGTCGCGCACGGTCAATCCCGAGGCCGACATCCGCCTGACGTCCAGCGAACAGGTCATCGGCAACTTTGACGGTGATCGACTGGAGCAAGTGTTTTCCAACCTCATCGGCAACGCAATCCAGCACGGCAACAGCCGCGATCCTGTGGAAGTCACCCTCGCAGCGTCCGGCGGCACCCTGCAGTTCACCGTTCACAACACCGGCAGCCCGATCCCTGAAGACGTCCTCCCGTTCATCTTCAACCCGATGGGACGCTACTCCCCCGAACAAATCACCGACAATGGCCCGTATTCAAGCCTGGGACTTGGCCTGTTCATAGTGGCCAAGATAGTTGATGCGCATGGCGGGCGGATTGAAGTGACATCGAAAGCAGAGCAGGGGACGACGTTTGCGGTGTTTATTCCGTTGAAGGGGGAGTGA
- a CDS encoding LexA family protein → MSVTFLGPLSAEGIKLPFISMASTGSQSPVVEKHVSIAELCEVREPHAYLARIDDEGMRGVGMCLGDMLVVDRSQYAEHGDIVVASLNARQICRRLYMRGEFAVLQSENSDYPSLQVTDNDDLIILGVVTYSMKNLLDGRNARSE, encoded by the coding sequence ATGAGTGTCACATTCCTTGGCCCGTTGTCGGCAGAGGGCATCAAGCTCCCGTTCATTTCCATGGCCTCCACCGGCTCGCAGTCGCCTGTCGTGGAAAAACACGTCTCGATCGCCGAGCTTTGTGAGGTCCGTGAGCCGCACGCTTACCTGGCCAGGATCGACGACGAGGGCATGCGTGGGGTTGGCATGTGCCTGGGTGACATGCTGGTGGTTGACCGCAGCCAGTACGCCGAGCATGGCGACATCGTTGTCGCGTCACTCAACGCCCGGCAGATCTGTCGGCGCCTGTACATGCGTGGCGAGTTCGCGGTTCTGCAGTCCGAAAACAGTGACTACCCCTCGCTGCAGGTGACCGATAACGATGACCTGATCATCCTCGGCGTGGTGACCTACAGCATGAAAAACCTGCTGGACGGTCGAAACGCCCGGAGCGAATAA